The sequence below is a genomic window from Sorangiineae bacterium MSr12523.
GGCGAGGAAGGAAGAAAGGCCGTCGAGGGAGTCGGTCATCGCCGGCCGATTATGAACCATTGGTTCAAAAGGCATACACTATTCGCTGCATTCTCTTCGCAATGAGAAAGGCGCATGTTCCGTCGTGTGAAGGAGAAAGCCATGACGACGAACGACACGAAGCGGGTTTGGTTCATTACGGGGGCATCGCGCGGCATTGGTGCGGAGATCACGAAGGCCGCGCTCGCTGCGGGCGACGCGGTGATTGCCACGGCGCGGGATCCGAAGAAGATGGTCGAGCGTTTCGGCGCCTCGGATGCACTCTTGCCGCTGGCGCTGGATGTGACGAACGAGGCATCGGTGGCGGCGGCGGTGGAGACGGCCATCGCGCGGTTTGGTCGGATCGACGTGCTCGTCAACAATGCCGGCTACGGCATCATCGGCGCCGTGGAGGAGACGCCGGGCGACGACGTGCGGCGCATTTACGAGACCAACGTGTTCGGCCTTCTCGCCGTCACGCGCGCCGTGCTTCCGCATCTGCGCCGGCAGCGCTCAGGGCTCATTTTGAATCTGTCGTCGGTGGGCGGTTACCGTTCGGGGCCGGGATTCGGCATCTACTGCTCGACGAAGTTCGCCGTGGAGGGCATCTCCGAGGCGCTGCACGGCGAGCTCGCGCCGCTGGGCATCGGCGTGACCATCCTCGAGCCCGGGTACTTCCGCACCGAGTTCCTCGAGTCGAACTCCGTCGTCGAAACGGCAGCCACCATTTCGGATTACGCGGAGACGTCGGGCATGGTCCGAAGCCGCGCCAAGAGCGTAAGCCTGCAGCAGCCCGGCGATCCCGTGCGCCTCGCGCAAGTCGTCGTCGAGTTGGCGGGCTCCAAGGCCCCTCCCCTCCGCCTGGCGCTGGGCAGCGACACCGTCGCGGTCATCGAGGAGAAGAACGCCTTCGTGGCGCGCGAATTGGATGCATGGCGCACCGTCTCGGTTTCCACGGACTTTCCCGCGTGAGGCTAGATGGTTCGCTTCCGAACGATGTCCAGGAAGGCCCGCGCGGTTTCCGGCAGACCATCGCGCGGGTAGACGACGAGCAGGCGCGTGTTCGGCACCGGCGAGGCCACGGGCCGCGTGACCACGCCGGGGCGGCGGGCAGCACCGCTCAGGCTTTCCGGCACCAACGTGACCCCCAGGCCGGCCGCGACGAAGCTCACCGCCACCGTCGTCTCACTCGCCGATTGCGAGATGCGCGGCTCGAATCCGGCATTGCGGCACACGGCATACATGAACTCGGTCCACCCGCTCGCGGGGGTCGGATGCAAAATGAATCGCTCGTTCG
It includes:
- a CDS encoding oxidoreductase; its protein translation is MTTNDTKRVWFITGASRGIGAEITKAALAAGDAVIATARDPKKMVERFGASDALLPLALDVTNEASVAAAVETAIARFGRIDVLVNNAGYGIIGAVEETPGDDVRRIYETNVFGLLAVTRAVLPHLRRQRSGLILNLSSVGGYRSGPGFGIYCSTKFAVEGISEALHGELAPLGIGVTILEPGYFRTEFLESNSVVETAATISDYAETSGMVRSRAKSVSLQQPGDPVRLAQVVVELAGSKAPPLRLALGSDTVAVIEEKNAFVARELDAWRTVSVSTDFPA